The stretch of DNA CATTTAGTAGATTTAAAATCACTCATCTCATAAACCAAAGTCCAGTCTATTTCATAACATCTTccaaagaaaaaccaaagtgTTAAACAGTCTTCTTAGATCAATGGTTTCCTCTGTTATGTCTCTCCAATCCATCTCTTTGACAACTCTCAACAATCTGTCATGCAATAACCAGTCTCATCTAAGCTCTCTTGGTTTCTCTAAATCCTCCCAGAATCTTGGAATCTCATCCAACGGTCTAAGTTTCTCCTCTCGATCAAGTTTCACTCCCAAGAAGAACCTCACTCCTACCCGAGCTCTCTCCCAAGACTCTAGACCAAGTAAGTTGTCTAAACATGATCTCATCTCTCATTAATTACTAAAGTACCCAGTTTACGTATTAACTTCTTCTTTATTCATCCTCCTTGTGATAATTTCAGGTAAAGTTCAAGAACTAAGCGTGTACGAGCTCAACGAACTAGATAGACACAGCCCTAAAATTCTCAAAAACGCCTTCAGCTTAACGTTCGGTCTCGGCGATCTTGTCCCATTTACAAACAAACTCTACACCGGCGACCTTAAGAAGCGTGTGGGAATCACCGCCGGTCTCTGCGTCGTGATCGAACACGTTCCCGAGAAGAACGGTGAAAGATTCGAAGCTATCTACAGCTTCTACTTCGGAGACTATGGCCACTTAGCCGTACAAGGACCGTACTTGACTTACGAAGACTCGTTCTTGGCCATCAAGGGTGGCTCTGGAATCTTTGAAGGTGCGTACGGACAAGTTAAACTTCAACAACTTGTGTACCCGACGAAACTGTTCTATACTTTTTACCTTAAAGGGTTGGGTAAAAATTTGCCTGAGGAGCTTACCGGAACGCCAGTTCCTCCCTCTAAGGATGTGAAACCGGCGGTGGAAGCTAAGGCGTTGGAGCCCAGCGGAGTTATAAGCAAATATAGACTTTTGTTTCTAATGTCTATGTATAATGGTATTCTctttataaaagagaaattacaGTCTATATTCTGCGTAGTCACTTTCATTTTCTTTGGTCAAAAGCATTAcgttaattattatttgaaaagaCTCAGAAACAAAGTTCGACATCTTTGATGATGAGATTCAGGGAATAAGTTGAATGTAACATATATCTATGTAATTTTGGGCGCTATAAGTTGCATGTAACAATACATAGTAGAAAAGTGCGAGTAAACTCACACATGTAAACCGGGTGATAAATCAAATCGGGTTAAAAATGTTTTCAAcaagtttcaaaattaaattgagAAATGACGGATTATAATTCTTATCTTATATAATGCGCCTCGTGGAGGTTATCAAGTTATTCTTAAAAAGGATTAGACCATtcgtattttatattattattatttttttttcaataaaagaTTAGTTCAGAAAAGCCTATAGGATGGAAAACTGTTTGCAAACAAGATATTATGCGGAGAAGTACGCGCTTGATGTGCTATAAAGAAGCCGcatttacatttgcatttatagaaacaaaagataaagaaaaagaagaaaatttctcCCTGTCACTTTTGATGTCGTCGAGGTATGTCAAAAATGTCGGCCAGTCATGAGGAgaaaacaccatcttcaccaagtctgaacagtcCGTGTAGCA from Camelina sativa cultivar DH55 chromosome 9, Cs, whole genome shotgun sequence encodes:
- the LOC104714963 gene encoding allene oxide cyclase 2, chloroplastic-like, with amino-acid sequence MVSSVMSLQSISLTTLNNLSCNNQSHLSSLGFSKSSQNLGISSNGLSFSSRSSFTPKKNLTPTRALSQDSRPSKVQELSVYELNELDRHSPKILKNAFSLTFGLGDLVPFTNKLYTGDLKKRVGITAGLCVVIEHVPEKNGERFEAIYSFYFGDYGHLAVQGPYLTYEDSFLAIKGGSGIFEGAYGQVKLQQLVYPTKLFYTFYLKGLGKNLPEELTGTPVPPSKDVKPAVEAKALEPSGVISKYRLLFLMSMYNGILFIKEKLQSIFCVVTFIFFGQKHYVNYYLKRLRNKVRHL